A genomic region of Patescibacteria group bacterium contains the following coding sequences:
- a CDS encoding ComF family protein, translating to MERITHIILNFLFPAYCIGCRKRGVALCYPCMKEIPEARTPPDANTHAVFAYQNKVIKKALWELKYRGRTIIAKQCAGMLYDRMLEELSDMRTFHDFTDPVLIPIPLSAKRLRERGFNQSELIAQEIHQRDGGNSLTMDADMLHKTKDTQSQMSIKDKAKRAQNIKGCFAVVDQSRAKGKNIILIDDITTTGATLREARRVLLEAGARRVVAFTVAH from the coding sequence ATGGAACGCATCACGCACATCATTTTAAACTTTCTCTTCCCCGCATACTGCATTGGTTGCCGCAAACGCGGCGTGGCACTCTGTTATCCCTGTATGAAGGAAATACCCGAAGCAAGGACTCCTCCGGACGCCAACACCCACGCGGTCTTTGCCTACCAAAACAAAGTGATCAAAAAAGCCCTCTGGGAATTGAAATATAGAGGGCGAACAATCATAGCAAAACAATGCGCCGGCATGCTCTACGACAGGATGCTGGAAGAACTCTCCGACATGCGCACATTCCATGATTTCACCGATCCCGTTCTCATACCTATCCCCTTGTCGGCAAAACGCTTGCGAGAACGCGGGTTCAACCAGTCGGAGCTCATTGCGCAAGAAATACACCAAAGAGACGGCGGGAACTCGCTTACGATGGACGCCGATATGCTCCACAAAACAAAAGACACGCAAAGCCAGATGTCCATAAAAGACAAGGCAAAACGGGCGCAAAATATCAAAGGATGTTTTGCGGTTGTGGATCAATCTCGCGCGAAAGGAAAAAATATCATCTTGATAGACGACATCACGACCACAGGCGCCACCCTCAGAGAAGCACGTCGAGTGCTCTTGGAAGCCGGAGCCCGAAGAGTCGTCGCGTTCACCGTGGCGCATTAG